A genomic segment from Thermincola ferriacetica encodes:
- the nuoE gene encoding NADH-quinone oxidoreductase subunit NuoE — translation MGIQLSEQELTEIRSVTEKALQKNNADREKLLPILQEVQHNLGYVPKQAMQQISEALDIPEVEIYGVTTFYNQFRLNPPGKHQIKVCMGTACHMTGGHIIMDSFARRLNIKEGETTPDREFSLERVACVGCCALAPVVVIDEKIEGKVRPTRVDGILLGFEMEKKSQEKQKQEETGESQ, via the coding sequence ATGGGTATTCAGCTTTCAGAACAGGAATTGACGGAAATTCGCTCGGTCACGGAGAAAGCGCTGCAAAAGAATAATGCTGACCGAGAAAAATTGCTGCCCATTCTCCAGGAAGTACAGCACAATCTGGGATACGTACCAAAACAGGCAATGCAGCAAATATCTGAAGCACTCGATATTCCCGAAGTAGAAATCTACGGAGTCACCACCTTTTACAACCAGTTCCGGTTGAACCCGCCCGGTAAGCACCAGATTAAAGTATGTATGGGCACGGCCTGCCATATGACGGGCGGCCATATCATTATGGACTCTTTTGCCCGCCGTTTAAACATTAAAGAAGGAGAAACCACACCGGACCGCGAATTCAGCCTGGAACGGGTAGCCTGCGTTGGCTGCTGCGCCCTGGCCCCCGTGGTTGTTATTGATGAAAAAATTGAAGGAAAAGTAAGGCCTACACGTGTCGATGGTATTCTCCTGGGCTTTGAAATGGAAAAGAAATCGCAGGAAAAACAAAAGCAGGAAGAAACAGGTGAGAGCCAATGA
- a CDS encoding NADH-ubiquinone oxidoreductase-F iron-sulfur binding region domain-containing protein, producing MNATVEKNYEILKNDALQDISKWQEKARVLVGTATCGRAAGALEVLDIFRKEVENRQLDVEVMEVGCMGHCYAEPMVIIYKPGFPPLCYGSVDEGIAKRLVTDYLENDDPCFDFAMAALEPNDMFPTFEDFPRGVYEQKIVLADCGLINPEDINQYLARDGYSALAKALSMKPAEVVAEIKDAKLRGRGGAGFPTGVKWEICHQAVSPEKYVICNADEGDPGAFMDRALLESNPHQVIEGLMIAGFAVGASKGYFYVRAEYPLAITRLRTALEQAREKGILGSSVLGSDFGFDIEIFQGSGAFVCGEETALIASMEGKPGIPNHRPPFPAVSGLRGKPTVINNVKTLSYVPHIIRKGVDWFKSIGTPDSPGTAVFALAGKVVSTGLAEVPMGTTLRTLIYDVGNGIKDDKPFKAVQIGGPSGGCLPESSLDLPIDFDSLQQAGAMMGSGGLVVLSEDDCMVEIARYFLEFTQKESCGKCTFCRLGTKQMLEILTDITKGQGKPEDIDLLLELGEDIKAGSLCSLGKTAPNPVLTTIRFFRHEYEAHIQEKRCPSLMCKDLISYIIDPAKCSKLCDACVGSCPVEAVYTKPDMLKDIHQDKCVKCDNCLVTCLPLYQAVVKVSPPVAVEGGGNHE from the coding sequence ATGAATGCTACAGTAGAAAAAAATTATGAAATCCTGAAAAACGATGCCCTGCAGGATATTTCTAAGTGGCAGGAAAAAGCCCGCGTTCTTGTTGGAACAGCAACATGTGGGAGAGCAGCCGGAGCTTTGGAAGTTCTCGATATTTTTCGGAAAGAAGTTGAAAACCGCCAATTGGATGTAGAGGTTATGGAAGTAGGCTGTATGGGACACTGCTACGCCGAACCCATGGTCATTATTTACAAGCCAGGCTTCCCACCGCTATGTTACGGCTCTGTCGATGAGGGTATCGCCAAACGCCTGGTCACAGATTACCTGGAAAATGACGACCCTTGCTTTGATTTTGCCATGGCGGCCCTTGAACCCAATGACATGTTCCCTACTTTCGAAGATTTTCCGCGCGGTGTTTATGAACAAAAAATTGTTCTGGCCGATTGCGGTCTGATTAATCCTGAAGACATTAATCAATACCTGGCCCGTGACGGTTACAGTGCCCTGGCCAAAGCCCTGTCTATGAAGCCCGCGGAAGTGGTGGCCGAAATAAAAGATGCCAAACTGCGGGGCCGCGGTGGCGCCGGCTTCCCAACGGGAGTAAAATGGGAAATCTGCCACCAGGCTGTAAGCCCCGAAAAATACGTAATCTGCAACGCGGATGAAGGCGACCCCGGGGCGTTTATGGACCGGGCCCTGCTGGAATCAAATCCGCATCAGGTAATTGAAGGCTTAATGATTGCGGGCTTCGCCGTTGGAGCCTCCAAAGGTTACTTTTACGTAAGAGCCGAATACCCGCTGGCTATTACACGGTTGCGCACAGCTCTGGAACAGGCGCGAGAAAAGGGTATACTGGGAAGTTCTGTTCTCGGTAGTGATTTCGGGTTTGACATAGAAATCTTCCAGGGTTCGGGAGCTTTCGTTTGTGGAGAAGAAACAGCCTTAATTGCCTCCATGGAAGGAAAACCCGGGATCCCTAACCACCGGCCTCCTTTCCCTGCCGTTTCCGGTTTGCGTGGAAAACCTACGGTAATAAATAACGTCAAAACCTTGTCTTACGTTCCGCATATCATTCGTAAAGGTGTTGACTGGTTTAAGAGTATCGGTACCCCTGATAGTCCCGGCACCGCTGTTTTTGCGCTGGCCGGTAAGGTTGTCAGCACTGGTCTGGCCGAGGTTCCGATGGGTACCACATTACGGACCCTGATATATGACGTCGGTAACGGCATTAAAGATGACAAACCCTTCAAAGCCGTGCAAATCGGCGGGCCATCAGGCGGTTGCCTTCCCGAATCCTCACTCGACCTACCAATAGACTTTGATTCCTTACAGCAGGCAGGAGCAATGATGGGGTCAGGCGGTCTGGTTGTGTTAAGTGAAGACGACTGCATGGTGGAAATAGCCCGGTACTTCCTGGAATTTACGCAAAAAGAATCCTGTGGTAAGTGTACCTTCTGCCGTCTGGGCACCAAACAGATGCTGGAAATCCTTACAGATATCACTAAAGGCCAGGGCAAGCCAGAAGATATAGACTTACTTTTAGAGCTGGGAGAAGATATCAAAGCAGGTTCTTTATGCAGCCTGGGTAAGACTGCTCCCAACCCGGTTTTAACCACCATTCGCTTTTTCCGCCATGAATACGAAGCCCATATTCAGGAAAAACGGTGCCCGTCACTCATGTGCAAAGACTTAATCAGTTATATTATAGACCCCGCAAAGTGCAGTAAACTGTGTGATGCCTGCGTAGGCAGTTGTCCTGTTGAAGCCGTTTACACCAAGCCCGACATGCTAAAAGACATTCACCAGGATAAATGCGTCAAGTGCGATAACTGTTTGGTTACCTGCCTACCCTTGTACCAGGCAGTCGTGAAAGTATCACCGCCTGTTGCGGTAGAAGGGGGTGGCAACCATGAGTAA
- a CDS encoding 2Fe-2S iron-sulfur cluster-binding protein, producing MSKTVTITIDDKQISVTEGEKLLWAALENGIYIPHLCGVKEAERPEASCRLCFVEVEGMPNPVTSCTLSVKEGMVVRTRSPRVDRLVRTGFELLLSNHRLGCAKCAKNGKCALQKMAKERGLKLKLTRLRSLVKETPVDDSPQSFSFDPSRCVLCGQCVWVDRNKVKVGAIGFIKRGMDRKVSTFGEVKLAESRCTQCGECVKVCPVGALTASSEKESH from the coding sequence ATGAGTAAAACGGTAACAATAACAATCGATGATAAACAAATTTCGGTTACCGAAGGCGAAAAACTCCTTTGGGCAGCGCTGGAAAACGGCATTTATATACCGCATCTCTGCGGCGTTAAGGAAGCTGAACGTCCCGAGGCCAGTTGCCGGCTTTGTTTCGTAGAGGTCGAAGGAATGCCTAATCCGGTTACGTCGTGTACCCTATCTGTAAAAGAAGGCATGGTAGTCAGGACACGCAGCCCACGGGTAGACAGATTAGTCCGGACAGGTTTCGAACTGCTGCTGTCCAATCACCGTTTAGGTTGTGCCAAATGTGCCAAAAACGGTAAGTGTGCTTTACAAAAAATGGCCAAAGAACGGGGACTAAAACTTAAGCTTACCCGGTTAAGAAGCCTTGTAAAGGAAACGCCTGTGGATGACAGTCCCCAATCGTTCAGTTTCGATCCTTCCCGCTGCGTTCTTTGCGGGCAGTGCGTTTGGGTAGATAGGAATAAAGTCAAGGTAGGCGCCATCGGTTTTATCAAGCGGGGTATGGACCGAAAGGTCTCAACTTTTGGGGAGGTAAAACTGGCCGAATCCCGCTGCACCCAGTGCGGTGAATGCGTCAAGGTATGCCCCGTGGGCGCACTGACAGCATCTTCGGAAAAAGAGAGCCATTAA